The Bradyrhizobium sp. WSM471 genome includes the window GCACCGCCGTCAACAAGTCGCGCCGCACCCAGATGCGCGGTGCCGTGCGTAACGTCGAAGAAGCGATCAAGACCGGCGATCGCGCCGCTGCCGTGACGGCGCTGGCGAATGCCGAGCCCGCCTTGATGCGCGCCGCGCAGCGAAACATCATTCATAAGAACAATGCCAGCCGCAAAGTCTCGC containing:
- the rpsT gene encoding 30S ribosomal protein S20, with the protein product MANTTSAKKATRKIARRTAVNKSRRTQMRGAVRNVEEAIKTGDRAAAVTALANAEPALMRAAQRNIIHKNNASRKVSRLTAQIAKLAK